Part of the Magnetococcales bacterium genome is shown below.
GGGCCATTCACTTCGATTCTGGGCTTTCTGGAGTTGCTGGACAACGATCCCAAGAACCCCTTGAGCAAAAAACAGAAAGGCTATCTGGCCTGGATCACCGAAAGCAGCGCCAAAATGCTGGCCCTGATCGACGAAATTCTGGACATCAGCCGTTTGAAAACCGGCAAGATCGTCCCGGAGCCGCGTTTCTTCAACGCCCGTTTCGCCGGAGACAAGGCCCTGGAGTCGATTCGACCCCTGGCCGAGCAGAAAGGCATCGAGCTGCTCAATACCCTGCCCGAAGCCTTCCGGCTGCACGCGGATCCGGCGTTGTTCGGCGAGGTGCTGCACAATCTGCTCACCAACGCCGTGAAATTTTGCAGCAAGGGGGATCGGATCACCTTGTTGCGTCCCCCGGGCAAGCCTTCCACCCTGGCGGTGCTGGACACAGGCGTGGGGATCCGTCAGAAACGATTGCCGAAATTGTTCAAGCTGGAAGAAAAAACCTCCACCGTGGGCACTTCCGGCGAGCATGGCACCGGCTATGGATTGCCGTTCAGCCGGGATTTGCTGCGTGCCCATCACGGGGATCTGACGGTGGAGTCCAAGGAGGGCATCGGCAGCATCTTCTACGCCCAATTGCCGGAAGTGGTCCCCATGGCCTTGATCGTGGACGACGACGCGGAGTTTCGTCAGTTGCTGCTGGCCTTCCTGCACAACGACGGCGTTTCGACCCTGGAGTCCACCAACGGCTTGCAGGCGTTGGAAGTGCTCAAGAGTCGCTCCTGTCATCTGATCATCTGCGACGTGCAGATGCCCGGCATGGATGGTTTCACCTTTTTGGCCAAGGTGCGGGCCGATCCCAAGACCCGTCTGATCCCGGTGATTCTCGTGACCGGTGATGACACCATCGAAACCCGTGAGACCGCTTTTCGCATCGGAGCCAACGACTTTATCAACAAGCCGTTCACCCCCACGGAGTTCATCCCCCGCGTGCGTCGTTTCGTGGGATGAACGGTTCCTCTGGAGGCCATGGGGTTGCGGTTCCGGCGGCCAAAAAACGGCTTGGACAACATTTTCTTGCCGATTCCGAGGTGGCCCGGGAGATTGTCCGGGCCTCTGGAGTGGGACCGGGGGATCGGGTGGTGGAGATCGGTCCCGGACCGGGTGCCTTGACCGTTTGGCTGCTGCGGGCTGCCGGACGGGTGTGGGCCATCGAGCTGGATGCGGAGTTGTTGCCGGTTTTGATGCAGCGCACCGCCGGTCTGGGGGAGCTGCACGTGGAGAGGACCGACGCCTTGCGGGTGGACTATGGGGCGTTGGCGGAAACCCTGGGCGGGGAGCTGCGCATCGTGGCCAATCTGCCCTATAATATCAGCACCCCTTTGCTGATGCGTTTCATCGATCAGCGGGCGGCCATCGTCCAGATGACCCTGATGGTGCAAACCGAAGTGGCGGAACGGCTCTACGCCCGGCCCGGCACCAAGGCCTATGGGGCCTTGTCGGTGCCCTGCGGCTTGTGGATGGAGATCGAACCGGTGCTGCATGTGCCTCCCGGCGCGTTTCGTCCGCCCCCCAAGGTCAACTCCACCGTGGTGCGACTGACCCGGCGGGCCGCTCCCCTGGCCCGGGTGGATGACCCCGGAATTTTCTCCCAGGTGGTGCGGGCCGCGTTTGGTCAACGCCGCAAGGTGCTGGCCAACGCCCTGCGGGTGATGGGGGATCCGGCCCGCCAGTGGCTGGAACGGGCGGAAATCGATCCGGAACGCCGGGGCGAGACCCTTTCGATTCCGGAGTTCGCCCGACTGGCCAATGTGATTCACGCCTCAGGGGGGAGCGACTCCCCGGATCACTCTCCCACCATCATGAACGCCGACCAGATATAGGGGTGTTTCCACTCGCTGGACTCCAGCAGATCCAGTTGGGACTCCCGCAAGGCCCGATGGGCGCTCATCCCTTCTCCGAGACGGGCGTAGAGATTGGTCATAAGTGCCTGAGTGCCCGCGTCGCTCACCTCCCACAACGAGGCGATGACCGATTTGGCTCCCGCCTCCTGGAAGGCCCGACGCAAACCGTAGACCCCTTCGCCTTCGTGCATCTCCCCGAGTCCGGTTTCGCAGGCCGACAGCACCGCCAGTCGTGTGCCGGTCAGATCCATGCCCAGCACCTCCAGGGCGGTGAGTACCCCATCGTTGTCCGTGTCCAGTTCTCCGAGGAAGCGGGCGTTGGCGTTGATGCCGGCAAAGGCCAGACCGGCCCGCAACAACGGATTGTCTCCGGGAGGGGGAAGCTTCAACTCGCCACCACGGGCCAGTTTCAGGAGTCGTTTCTTGAGGTTGTCGTCGGGTTTGAGGAAAAAGCCGTGGGTGGCGATGTGCAGAATCTCCGGTGGCGTCGCGAGCGATTGCAACGCCGACTCCTGGGCTTCGTGTTTCATCAGCACGGTGTTGTTTTTTTTGCGGCCCGTGGCCTGTCCGGAGATCAGCCGCCCCTCTTTTTCCGCGCCGGGCAGCGGATCGAAATGCAGTCCCCGCATGCCCGACGAGAAGGCCCGCAATCCCTGCTTGAGTTCGGATGAGCGTCTCCCCTGGAGGGATTCCGACTCCTTTTCCTTTGCTTTCAGCTTTTTGGCCTGGTCTCCTCCCACCTTGTCGGAGTCGTAATCCGGACCGGCCAGGATCAGGTAGTTGCCTTTGGCTTCGGGCACAGCGGAAGGGACCAGATCCCGGCTCGACGACAGCAGATGCAGATCCGTATCCCGGGCCAGATAGTCATCCTCCGGATTCACCAGGGCCGGGAAGGGGAGGATGTTGAGCATGCCGTCCGGAACCACATACACCTGTTCCCGTTTGCCGATACGCTGCTTGATGGGTGCCCAGATCCGGTCATAGGCGGTGCGGCCCATTTTTTTGATGCTCTCTTCGTCCGCCTCTTCCTCCTGGATGATGGCCCGATAGTCGGTGACGATTTTTTGCACCCCGTCCGGATCCGGATAGACCACCCGGTCGAACACCACCTTGCCCTTGTCCTGGAACACAATGGCCGCCTGCAATCCGCTGCGTTCTTCATCCTTGTAGGCCAGGAATTCCACCAGGGCGGCCTTTTCCGGCAGATGTTTCACCAGGGTGTCGAGGGTGATGGGCGTGGTGGTGTGTTGCAGTCGTTTGCTGGCCCGTCCCAGTTCCAGTTGCAGCCGTTCCACGTCGTTTTCCAGATCGTGGATCACCTTCAAATGGGTGCTGGCGGTCTCCGGGGTGGGGCCGGAGAGGGTCAACGAGGCCAGCCGTTTGCGGGTTTCCGTCAACCGTTCGCTGATCGCCTTGAGCGCCGGATCGTTCCCCAGTCGGGCAATCTGCCGGATCTCCGAGGTGATCTTGAGCAGCAATCCCTTGCGTCGCAAACCCACCTCGAACGCCTCGCGCCCTCCGGTGGCCGGATCCATCTCCCCCAGCCGGGTCAGGTAGGTGTTGAGTTCCGGGGCATGCAGCCGGATGTATCCCTCCCGGGCGTTGTCCCCGGTGGACCAGAGCATGCGATCCAGAAAATCCGAACGGCGGATGAACAGTTCCTTGCGTACCTTGAACGCATCCGGGTGTTTGGTCTTCTCCAGGATCGAGGCCAGGGTTTCCAAGACCTCGAAGGCGTAGGGATGCAAGGGTCCGACCGCCTCTTCGGCCTTGGCGCGGGCCTGGCGGGCCAGCTCTTCCGCCTCTTTGTGGCGTCCCATGTCCCGCAGCAGCAGGCTCAAGTCGTTCATGGAGCGGATCACATCCGGATGGCGCTCTCCGAGGGTTTTCCGGCGTCCTTCCAGGGCTTTGGTGAAGAGTTTTTCCGCCTCCTGATGCTGTCCCAGATGATGGGTGACCCGGGCCAGATTGTTCAGGGCCTTCAGGGTGCGGGGATGACGTCCCCCCAGCGTGGCGCTCCAGCTTTCCAGTGCTTGACGGAACAAGGGTGCGGCCTTGGCTTCTTCTCGTTGCAGCAGATGCAGATAGGCCAGATTGTTGATCACCGCCACCGTGTCCACATGCCGCTCCCCGAGCCGTTTGCGATAGGCGTCGATGGCGTTGTGATACAGGGGTTCGGCCTTGTCGAAGTTGCCTTGGCTTTCGTGCAGCAAGGCGAGATTGTTCATGGTGGTCAGGGTGATGGGGCGTTCGGGACCGAATTGTTTTTGAGCCAGTTCGAGAGCCCGTCGCAACACCGGTTCCGCGTCGTCGTAGAGTCCCGCCTGTTCCAGCAGTTGCCCCAGATTGTTGAGGGTGGTGATGGTGACCGGATGGGATTCCCCCAGGGTCTTGGTGAGGGATTCCAGGGTCGTCTTGAGCAGGGTTTCCGCGGCGGCCAGATCTCCTCTTTTTTCGAGGATGGTGGCCAGCTCCACACGCAAGGCCAGGGTCGAGGGGTGTTCCTCTCCCTGTTCGGCGGCGAGTTCTTTCAGGAGTTTGCGGGTCTGGTTTTCCGCCTCCTGGAAATCGCTCTGGTCTGCCAGCAGATGAATCCGGGCCGTGGTGGCTTCGACGGTCAACGGATCCTTGGTGCCGGCGGGCAGCCGGGCCAGAACCGGCTTGAGGAGCGCTTCGGCCCGTTTGAGTTCTCCCAGACGACGGTTGGCCTCGGCGGCTCCGATGCGTGTGGCAAGGGGGGTGGGATCTTCTTTCGGCAGGATGGCTTCCAGAATGGTCAGGCTTTGTTCGTAGGCGTCCCGGGCCATGGGGAAGGCCTCGCGGGCCATGTTCAGGGCCGCGAACCGTTCCAGACAACGGGCGGTTTCCGGGTGATGATAACCATGGACCCCGGCGGAACGGGAACAGACCTCCCGCAGCATCGTTTCCGCCTCGTCATGGGATCCCAGTTCCTGGAGCAGTCGGGCCAGGGCCAGATCGTTGTCCATGGCCAGGGGATGCCCGGCTCCGATTTTGGCGGCCCAGCCGCCGCGGGCGGCTTGATACATATCACGGGCGGCGGCGGGATTGTTTTGGGTCTCCAGGAGTTCCGCCAGGGCCTTGCCGGTGGCGAGGCTTTCCGGATGGTTGGGCCCCAGTGCCTTTTGGGCATGGGTCGCTGCCTGCTTGAGCAAAGGTTCGGCCTCGGCCACCTTGCCCATCAGGGTCAGATAGGTGCCCAGCTCCCGTTCGCTCATGAAGGTGGAGGCGTGTTGCGCCCCGAGATTCTCCCGGGCCAGATCCGCTGCCTGTTTTCCCAGGCGGATGGCGGTGTCCAGATCCCCCTTTTCGGCGGCGGCCATGGCCTCTTCCCGGGTCTTGGACCATACCCCCGCCACCTCGGCCTTGCTGGCTGGAATGACTCCGGCTTGGTTGAGGGTTTCATCCACCCAGGGGGGCATGGTATTGACCATTCGGCTGATTTCCCCGTTGTACATGGCCGCATCCTTGGTATCGCCTCCCTTGGCGGCCAGGGTGGCGGCTTTGCGGAAATACTCCAGGGCTTTGGCGGTCTCTCCCGCCTGGAGGCTGGCCGTGGCCGCGTTGTGCAGCCAGTCCTTGTGCCCCGGATCCCGTTCGTGGGCCTTGGCAAAGCGGGTCATGGCCTGCTGGAAATCGTTGGCCTGCATAGCCTTTTTGCCTGCTTCCGCCTCTTTGGCCGCCGTGGGGTCGTTTTGGGCTGCCGGAGGCGCGGGGGGTGGCGTCAGCAGTGGGGCGTTGCCGGTGGTTTTTTCAGCGTTTGCCGGTTTGACGACCGCCCCGGCCCGTTGTTTTTCGTCCGGAGCGCCGGACGCGGCCAGCGCGGTCAGTGGCCAGGAGGATCCCAGCAACAGACCGAGCGCGATCACGGATAACGGCTTTATCCGCCGTGGATAGTGGACACGAAAACAATGGGGGCGGGAAAGAGACATGGGACTCTCCACGGGATGGGTTTTCAGGGGGCCATGGAGGGCATGCTAACCGATTTTGAGGCGGGTTTCATGGCAATTCCGGCCAGGGGGTGTTTTTTGGTGGGGGTGGGGCGTGTTGGATGGGGGCAAGCGAGGATAATTTAAAGATTGAAAGGGGGTGCGGAAGTTTCTGCCCAATCTACCCGTCGCCCCGTACCACGCCGGTGACACGGGGCGGGGAGAGGAGGGGACTTCCTACCCCTTCTTCACATACCAAACCGCAAAAGTCTCCATGGCGCCGCGCAGGGTTTTGAACGCTTCGCTGTCGAGCAGATCCTGTTTTTTGGCGGAATCGAGGTTGAAATCGGTGGTCAGATCCTCGGCGAAGCGGAGGATGGTCTCCCGGATCAATTCCTGGGAGTCGTTGAGGATTTCATCGACGCGGCATGTCATGGGTGGTTCCTTCTGTGTGACGGAGTGGCAAGAAAGCCGTCCAGATACGGCATCAAGGATTACTGTAGCGTTACACCGGTGGCGAACGCCAGAAGATTTTTGATTCCGGGGGGCTTTGTTTTTTTAATGGGCCCCTTCAAAGGTGATGCGGGGATCGGCGACCACATAGGTCAGATCGGTGATCAGTTTGGTGACCAGTCCCAGCAGCGTATAGAAATACAGGGTGGCCAACACCACCGGATAGTCCCGGTTGATGACCGATTCGTAACCCAGCAATCCCAGTCCGTCGAGACTGAAGATGGTTTCGATGAGCAGACTGCCACTGAAGAACGCGGCCACGAACGAGCCGGGAAAGCCGGTGACCAGGGGAATCAGGGCGTTGCGGAACACATGACGGTACAGCACGGCCCGTTCGGTGATGCCCTTGGCCCGGGCCGTGAGGACGTACTGTTTGGAAATTTCTTCCAGAAAGCTGTTTTTGGTGAGCATGGTCATCACCGCGAAGGATCCCACCACCGAGGCGAAGACTGGCAACACCATATGCCACAGATAGTCGGTGATGCGGGCGGTCCAGGAGAGGGATTCCCAGTGGTCCGAGACCAGCCCGCGGATCGGAAACAGATCCCAGAAACTGCCACCGCCGAACAGCACGATCAGCAGCACCCCCAGCACAAAGCCGGGAATGGAGTATCCGGCCAGGATCAGCGCCGAGGTGACGGCATCGAAGCGGTCGCCGTGGCGTACCGCCTTGCGGATTCCCAGGGGGATGCTCACCAGATAGGTGAGCAGAAAGGTCCACATGCCCAACGAAATGGAGACCGGCAGTTTGTCGATCACCAGAGCGGTCACGGAGCGGTGATGGTAGTAGGAGTCCCCGAAGTCGAAACGCAGATAGTTGCCGATCATGAGCAAGAAGCGTTCGTGGGCCGGGCGGTCGAAGCCGTAGAGTTTGCTCAACGCCGCGATCTGATCCGGGCTGAGTCCCTTGGCACCCCGATACAGTCCGCCGCTGGAAGGGGTGGAGAGTTCTCCCTGGCCGCCGGAGGAGCCGGCCTCCATGCGAGCGATCATCTGTTCCACCGGTCCACCGGGCACGAACTGGATCACCACGAAGGTGACGGCCATGATCCCCAGCAGGGTGGGAATCATCAACAGCAGGCGGCGCAGAATGTAGGCACCCATGTCACTTCATCCACCAAGAGAGCAGCCACCCCTCCGGCGAGTAGAACAGGGGCAGTTTTTCCGGTCGGGCGAAACGGTCCCAATAGGCGATGCGGTGATAGGTCAGGTGCCAGTTGGGGACCAGATAGTGGCCCGCCAGCAGCACCCGGTCCAGGGCGCGACAGGCGGTGATCAGTTCCGGACGATTTTTGGCGTAGATGAGTTTTTCCACCAGGGCGTCCACGGCGGGATCCTGGATGCCGATCCGGTTGTGACTGCCCTGGATGCTGGCGCTGGAGGAGTGCCACATGTCCCGCTGTTCGTTGCCCGGAGACTGGGACTGGTCGAAGCCGTTGACGATCATGTCGTAGTCGAAGTCGTGGACCCGGCTTTGATACAAGGAGGTGTCCACGGTGCGGTACTGGAGGCGGATGCCCAGTTTTTCCAGGTTGGCCGCGTAGGGGGCCAGAATGCGTTCGAAGGCCGGGGAGGCGAGCAGGGCTTCCACCTCCAGGCGATTGCCTTTGCCATCGGTCAGCACCTTGTCGTCACCCAGGGTCCAGCCGGCCTCTTTCAGGAGTTTGGAGGCCTCCCGCAGATTCTGACGCAGGGAGTTGGGCGGCGTGGTGGCAGGGGGAACCGGAACCGGACCGAACACCACCGGGTCGAGTTTGTCCTTCAACGGTTCCAAAAGGGCCAGTTCCTCCGGGGAAGGGCTACCCTGGGCCGCCAGTTCGGAGTTGGAAAAATAGCTTTTGGAACGGGTGTATTGACCATAGAAGAGATTTTCGTTGCTCCACTCGAAATCGAAGGCCAATCCCATGGCCTTGCGCACCCGGATATCCTGGAACATCGGACGGCGCAGATTGAAGATCAATCCTTGCATGCCCGCTCCCCGTTTATGGGGCAGGGTTTCCTTTTTGATGTGACCCTGGGTGAATTTGGGACCCTCGTAGTCCCTGGCCCATTGTTTGGAATTGTTTTCCGCCATGAAATCGAATTCGCCGGCCTTGAATCCCTCCAGGGCCACTACCGGATCCTTGTAGAACTTCAGCACGATGCGTTCAAAGGAGTACAGGCCCCGGTTGACCGGACGGTTGTTGCCCCAGTATTGCGGATTGCGTTTGTAGGTGAGGATTTTTCCGGCCTTGAACTCTTCCACCACATACGGTCCGGAACCCAAAGGCGTGGTCAGGTTTTCCAGGTCAAAGGGGGTCTTGGTGAAAAAGGCTTTGGAGAAGACCGGGACTTCCCCGGCGATCAGGGGCAGTTCCCGGTTGGCCTGACGGAAACGGAAGCGGATCGCCTGGGGGGAGATCACCTCGGCGGCGGTGATGTCCCGCCAGTAGGATTGATAGAAGGGGTGGGCCTTGTCCGATTGCAGGGTTTCCAAGGAGAATTTCACATCTTCGGCGGTCAGGGGGGAGTCGTCGGAAAACCGGGCCGCCGGATCCAGGTGAAAGGTCACGGAGAGACCATCCGCCGCCACTTCCACCTTTTGGGCCAGCAGTCCGTATTGGGAAAAGGGTTCGTCCTGGGCCTGAACCATGAGATGCTCGAAGATCAGGGGTTCCAGCAGATCGGGTGCCGAGCCTTTGAGGGTATAGGGATTCATTTTGTCGAAGCTGCCCAGGGCGTGCAGGTTCAGGGTGCCGCCGGGTTTGGCGTGGGGACTGGTGTAGTCGAATCCTTTGAAGTCATGGGGATATTTCAAGACTCCATCCAGGCTCAAGCCGTGATCCGCATGGGCGTGGGTGATCAACAGTCCCAACAGGCATAAAATGGACAAAAGGTGACGCATCGCTTTGGCAAACCTCTCGCATGGCGTTTTTTTGGATCGTCAACGTGGCGCGGATCCTGCGGATCCTTGATATTGCAGTGTAGCCTTGGTCACGGCGGTTTGACCAGATTTTTTCGCCGGGGGAATCCCGTCGGGAAGGATGACGCCGCATCCGGTTTCGTGGTACTAAAGAGGCTAAAGATGTTAAAGATGAAAAATGTGGAATCCGGTTTCTTGGTGGCAACCGGACCGATGGCCTTGAAGAGGTGACTCATGAACGTGGAGCGAGTGCGAGGGCCGGCAGTGGCAGGCATGTTCTATCCGGGGGATGCTCCGGGGTTGCGCAGTCTGGTGGAAGGATTGCTGGATCAGGTTCCGCCGGTGGTGCAAGAGCCGGTGGCGGTGGTGGCGCCCCATGCGGGTTTCATCTATTCCGGGTTGACGGCGGCCCATGCCTACAAGGGGTTGTCCCGGGCTTCGGCCACGGCCCCGCGTCGGGTGTTTTTGATTGGTCCGAGCCATCGGGTGTGGCTGGAAGGGGCATCGGTGGGCAACTACGACGCCTATGTGACCCCCTTGGGGCGGATTCCGGTGGATCGGGAAGGGGTGGAGTGTCTGGCTTCCCGGCCCGATGTCACCCGGGATGAGGCGCCACACCGTCTGGAACACTCTCTGGAGACCCAGTTGCCGTTTCTTCAGGTGACGTTGATCCATTTTCGCATCATTCCCATCGTCTACGGCGAGATGAGCGGCGGACATCTGGCGGATCTGCTGGAACAGTGCTGGAAACCGGGAGATTTGATCGTGATCTCCACGGATCTTTCCCACTATCACCCCTATGACGAGGCCAGACGGCTGGATGCCCGCAGCAACGAGGCGATTCTGGCCCGGGACACCAAGGAAATCACTTCCTGCGAGGCCTGCGGCAATGTGGGCGTGCAGGCGATGCTGGAGACGGCCCGTCGTCGGCGCTGGAAACCGGTCCTGATGGATTTGCGCAACTCCGGGGATACGGCGGGGGACAAACAGCGGGTGGTGGGGTATGCCAGTTATTTGTTTTATCCGGAAACCGGGGATCGCGCCGTCGTGACGCCGAAAGTGGGGGAGAGCCGTTCCGGGGTGGGATTGCCGGAACTGGTCCGTGCCCATTTGGCCTCGATTCTGGCGGGAGGCCGGGGGCTTTCCACCTCCGCGGTGAGCGCCCAATGGGCGGAGTTGGCCAAACCCGGAGCCTGTTTCATCACCCTCACCGATCAGGGCGCCTTGCGGGGTTGTATCGGCTCCCTGGTGGCCCATCGTCCCCTGGCCGAGGATTTGTTGGAAAATGGCGTGTCGGCGGCCACCCGGGATCCCCGGTTCGCGCCGGTGAGCGTGGAGGAACTGGAACGGTTGTCCATCGAGGTCTCTTTGTTGAGTCCCCCGGAGCCGTTTCCCCATCGGGACGGGGAGGATCTGATCCGGCGGCTCAAGCCCGGCGTACACGGGGTGATTTTAAGCAAACAGGGACGACGGGCCACCTTCTTGCCCCAGGTGTGGGAACAGCTTCCCAATCCGGAGGCGTTTTTGTCCCATTTGTGCCGCAAGGCCGGGCTGGATGGGGAGTGCTGGCGTGCCGGGGCCGAGATCCAGGTCTATACCGTGGAAAAACGGTTGGAGAACAAGAGAGGACGGTGAATGGCCGGATTCCATACCCATTTGGCGGTGGCCGCTGTCAGCGGGGGAGTGGGGGTGACCACCTTGATGGTCGCAGGGGTGGTGGATCCCCAGACCGGGCTGATCGGCTTCATGGGGGCCACCATCGGCGGTGTGCTCCCGGACGTGGACGCCGAAGACTCCTGGCCGCTGGATCTGGCTTTTACCCTGTTTGCGTTGCTGGGTTCGTTTTTTGTCATGTTCAGTCAGGTGGGCGCCTACTCCGTCGCCGAGTTGACGGTGTTGTGGATGGTGAGCTTTTTGTTCATCAAGCTGGCTGTGTGCGAAATGTTTGTCCGTTTCACGGTCCATCGGGGGATTTTTCACTCGTTGCCCGCCGGGGTGTTTTTCGCCGGGTTGACCGCCTTGCTGCTGATGCGTCTGTTTCATCAATCCGAGCGGCTTGCCTGGTTGACCGGCCTGTTCGTGCTGCTGGGCTATCTGGTGCATCTGCTGCTGGATGAACTGTACAGCCTGAACCTCTTCGGTCCGGGGGGTGTCTCCTCTTCCCTGGGGAGCGCGTTCAAGCTCTCCGCCCCGGATGGTTGGGCCACTTCCGCCATGTATCTGGCGATTTTCCTGGTCTATTACGTCACCCCCGGCCCCCTCGCCACCCTGCGGGAGATTTTCACCCCTGCCACCCTTGATGCCATCCTGCCGCGTCTGGTGCCCGCCGGTCCCTGGTTTGGCCTGCCCTTCCTGGCTCTTTTTCCAGGTTCCCGATAGGGGGGTACACTTTGTCATTGACAAGCCGTCGGATTGCAGCTATCTTCTTGCCCATAGAGACAAGCCCAGATGGCGGAACTGGTAGACGCGCTAGATTCAGGTTCTAGTATCTGCAAGGATATGGGAGTTCGACTCTCCCTTTGGGCACCAAAAGACAATCAAGG
Proteins encoded:
- a CDS encoding metal-dependent hydrolase; this encodes MAGFHTHLAVAAVSGGVGVTTLMVAGVVDPQTGLIGFMGATIGGVLPDVDAEDSWPLDLAFTLFALLGSFFVMFSQVGAYSVAELTVLWMVSFLFIKLAVCEMFVRFTVHRGIFHSLPAGVFFAGLTALLLMRLFHQSERLAWLTGLFVLLGYLVHLLLDELYSLNLFGPGGVSSSLGSAFKLSAPDGWATSAMYLAIFLVYYVTPGPLATLREIFTPATLDAILPRLVPAGPWFGLPFLALFPGSR